In Anabaena sphaerica FACHB-251, the following are encoded in one genomic region:
- a CDS encoding HAD-IC family P-type ATPase, producing MIQIIHSSVKGRGRYKIKELYHSQSLKTFLERSLANYPEITYVSANVLTSNILVIFQPDISHRKIAYFIDRALSDYKDKVGFNHEIKSLAKLTKRNKLIAPKQEQKTNNWHLMTADNVLQSLNTSNISGLSSETATKNLNKYGKNLLSATVTRSEISMLIEQFKSLPVALLGVAAGISIFTGGVIDAVVILGVVGLNAAIGYVTESQSERIINSLKNRSEKTTWVIRDSNLQEIPTENVILGDILVLKPGSYIAADARIIAADNLSLDESALTGESVPVTKITTSLNGEDVPLADRINMIYKGTLVINGQGIAAVVATGKFTEMGKIQELVSEAKTTQTPLAKQLDQVGSQLVLIGMGLCGLVFGLGLLRGYNLLQILQSSISLAVAAVPEGLPTIATTTLALGIRDMRKNNVLVRSLNAVEALGSVQTICLDKTGTLTENKMSVVEIVTDSKHIQVTDGEFIAEEETINPYTYNELLKLIHVTVLCNESEVSKENDVDDYLVTGSATENALIYTAISAGVDVIALKEKYPLLQTNLRSENRNLMSTIHSTHNCHQMVAVKGNPAEVLQVCHRWLKNGQVVPLTAEDRQKMEIENDRLAGKALRVLGIAYSYIEEGDHSNNYESDLIWLGLVGMADPIRKGAKELIANFHQAGIDTVMITGDQTPTAYAIAKELELNRHTQLEILDSNNLNNLTPEALAALSDKVDVFARISPSNKLQIVQALQTSGKVVSMTGDGINDAPALKAAQVGVAMGKEGTDVAREVADIVLEDDRLETMMIAVSRGRTIYNNIRKSVHFLLATNLSEIMVMTTATAVGIGEPLNAIQLLWLNLVTDIFPGLSLAMEAPEPDVLNQPPRNPNEPIIKNTDFGRIVFESAAISVSTLAAYGYGIFKYGISPKASTLAFMTLTSGQLLHTISSRSEKHSIFSKEKLPSNPYLNTAVVGSFGIQLLALTVPQLRTLLKIAPLNMVDTAVIASGALLPLLVNEGSKKIN from the coding sequence GTGATTCAAATAATACACAGCAGTGTCAAAGGGAGAGGTAGATATAAAATCAAGGAACTTTACCATTCGCAGTCCTTAAAAACATTTTTGGAGCGATCGCTTGCCAATTACCCAGAAATAACTTATGTGTCTGCTAATGTATTAACCAGCAATATTCTGGTTATTTTTCAGCCGGATATTAGCCATAGAAAAATTGCATATTTTATTGATAGAGCTTTATCAGATTATAAAGATAAGGTGGGATTTAATCATGAAATTAAAAGTTTAGCAAAGCTTACCAAAAGAAATAAATTAATTGCACCCAAGCAGGAGCAAAAAACCAACAACTGGCATTTAATGACAGCGGATAATGTTCTGCAATCATTAAATACTTCAAATATCTCCGGATTATCTAGTGAAACTGCTACTAAGAACCTAAATAAATATGGTAAAAATCTGTTATCAGCAACAGTAACACGCTCTGAAATAAGTATGTTAATTGAGCAGTTTAAATCCTTGCCAGTTGCTTTATTAGGTGTAGCGGCAGGAATTTCTATTTTCACCGGGGGAGTTATTGATGCTGTAGTAATTTTGGGTGTAGTGGGATTAAATGCTGCTATTGGATATGTTACAGAAAGTCAGTCAGAACGCATTATTAATTCCCTGAAAAATCGCTCAGAAAAAACTACTTGGGTAATTAGAGATAGTAACTTACAAGAAATACCTACAGAAAATGTAATATTAGGAGATATTTTAGTTCTTAAACCTGGTAGCTATATTGCCGCTGATGCCAGAATTATTGCAGCTGATAATTTAAGTCTTGATGAATCTGCTTTAACTGGAGAAAGTGTACCCGTCACTAAAATTACCACATCATTAAATGGTGAAGATGTGCCTTTAGCTGATCGCATCAATATGATTTATAAAGGCACTTTAGTTATTAATGGACAGGGAATAGCAGCGGTAGTTGCTACAGGCAAATTTACTGAAATGGGGAAGATTCAGGAATTAGTAAGTGAAGCGAAAACAACCCAAACTCCCCTTGCTAAACAATTAGATCAAGTGGGTAGTCAACTAGTTCTCATTGGCATGGGATTATGTGGTTTAGTGTTTGGTTTGGGATTGTTACGAGGATATAATTTATTGCAAATTTTGCAATCTTCTATATCTTTAGCAGTGGCAGCAGTTCCCGAAGGTTTACCAACAATTGCCACTACTACCCTAGCTTTAGGCATTCGTGATATGCGAAAAAATAATGTCCTTGTCCGCAGTTTAAATGCAGTAGAAGCGTTGGGTTCTGTGCAGACTATTTGCTTAGATAAAACCGGGACACTCACAGAAAACAAAATGTCAGTGGTAGAAATCGTCACCGACAGTAAACATATTCAAGTAACTGATGGTGAATTTATTGCTGAGGAAGAAACTATTAACCCTTACACCTATAATGAACTATTAAAATTAATTCATGTGACGGTTCTTTGTAATGAAAGTGAAGTTAGTAAAGAGAATGATGTTGATGATTATTTAGTTACAGGTTCAGCCACAGAAAATGCCTTGATTTACACAGCGATTAGTGCGGGTGTAGATGTCATAGCATTGAAAGAAAAATATCCCTTGCTGCAAACTAATTTGCGTTCAGAAAATCGTAACCTGATGAGTACAATTCACTCAACTCACAATTGTCACCAAATGGTTGCAGTTAAAGGAAATCCTGCAGAAGTGTTGCAAGTTTGTCATCGGTGGCTGAAAAACGGGCAAGTTGTACCTTTGACAGCAGAAGATAGGCAAAAAATGGAAATAGAAAATGATCGCTTGGCAGGAAAAGCACTGCGAGTTTTGGGTATAGCGTATAGTTATATTGAGGAAGGTGATCATAGTAATAATTATGAGTCAGATTTAATTTGGTTGGGTTTGGTGGGGATGGCAGATCCGATTAGAAAAGGTGCAAAAGAATTAATTGCAAACTTCCATCAAGCGGGAATTGATACGGTAATGATTACTGGTGATCAAACTCCTACAGCTTATGCGATCGCAAAAGAGTTAGAATTAAATCGACATACCCAATTAGAAATTCTCGACTCTAATAACCTCAATAATCTCACCCCGGAAGCATTAGCAGCACTCAGCGACAAAGTAGACGTTTTTGCCCGCATTAGTCCTAGTAATAAGCTGCAAATTGTCCAAGCATTGCAGACATCGGGCAAAGTTGTTTCTATGACTGGTGATGGTATTAACGACGCACCTGCATTAAAAGCCGCCCAAGTCGGTGTAGCAATGGGTAAAGAAGGTACAGATGTTGCCCGTGAAGTTGCTGATATTGTGTTAGAAGATGACAGATTAGAAACAATGATGATTGCTGTTAGTCGGGGCAGAACAATTTACAACAATATCAGAAAATCTGTGCATTTTCTCCTAGCTACAAATCTCAGTGAAATTATGGTGATGACAACCGCTACCGCAGTCGGTATTGGTGAACCTTTAAACGCAATTCAACTTCTCTGGTTGAACTTAGTAACTGATATTTTCCCTGGACTTTCTTTAGCTATGGAAGCACCAGAACCAGACGTATTAAATCAACCACCTCGTAACCCTAACGAACCAATTATTAAAAATACCGATTTTGGCAGAATTGTGTTTGAGTCTGCTGCCATATCTGTTAGTACCTTAGCTGCTTATGGTTACGGGATTTTTAAATATGGAATTAGTCCTAAAGCTAGTACCTTAGCTTTTATGACTTTAACATCAGGGCAATTACTACATACTATTAGCAGTCGTTCTGAAAAACACAGTATTTTTAGTAAAGAAAAACTACCATCTAATCCTTATTTAAATACTGCTGTGGTTGGTTCTTTTGGTATTCAACTTTTAGCTTTAACTGTGCCACAGTTACGGACTTTGTTGAAGATTGCACCATTGAATATGGTCGATACTGCTGTAATTGCTAGTGGTGCTTTGTTGCCTTTGTTGGTTAATGAAGGGAGTAAAAAAATAAATTAA
- a CDS encoding DUF5132 domain-containing protein: MSSTFDTIFEGLTAIVFSPVILPIASAMKEPVVQNTIRDGILLSERVKDAVAEMAINLEKATADARKEKPESFKSRTYPKYSINGKSEAAKDLINVMSDINADVGRMTNGVADLRVILPLGVGLLSLQQLLRKGLQLEEIPWYILAWYAFDIFTRLNFEDETQLTNLSINTVSMEFQEQQSSDSNNTQQCQRER; the protein is encoded by the coding sequence ATGTCATCTACATTCGACACAATTTTTGAAGGTTTGACAGCAATAGTTTTCTCACCTGTGATTTTACCTATTGCATCAGCCATGAAAGAACCAGTAGTCCAAAATACTATTAGAGATGGTATTCTTTTATCTGAAAGGGTTAAGGATGCGGTCGCAGAGATGGCTATAAATTTGGAAAAAGCAACCGCAGACGCTAGAAAGGAGAAACCAGAAAGTTTTAAATCTAGAACTTATCCCAAGTATTCTATAAATGGAAAGTCAGAAGCCGCAAAAGATTTGATAAATGTAATGTCTGATATCAATGCAGATGTGGGGAGAATGACAAATGGAGTTGCTGATTTACGAGTGATATTACCTCTAGGAGTTGGTTTACTTTCGCTGCAACAATTGCTAAGAAAAGGATTACAACTCGAAGAAATACCTTGGTATATATTGGCTTGGTATGCTTTTGATATTTTTACCAGACTGAATTTTGAGGATGAAACTCAATTAACGAATTTATCAATTAATACTGTTTCTATGGAATTTCAGGAGCAACAAAGTAGTGATTCAAATAATACACAGCAGTGTCAAAGGGAGAGGTAG